GGGACAGAGCCTCGGCTAAGACCGTGTGGAGATTGGAAACTGGAATTGATTGGGCTGAAAGAAGCAGAGGTGTCAAGTTGGAGGCATCAAGAAGAGGACCTGTCAGAGACCAAAAGACAGGGAGGAGAATATTAGCAGACCTCTGAGGGCACATCAGGACCTTTGACACACCAGAGTCCTGTCTCTCAGCATTCCCTCCACTCTGCTGATAGGTATACTTcaacccagaagatgctccataGGGCCATTATCCAATTACCTTTATATGCAACTGTTTATCAGGGAGCTACTACAAGTATCAATATTCCTTCCCATAAACAGAGCTAAAAGGAAGACAATGCCTTGCAGGTCATGGAGATCAATTGCCCTTTGTCTTTGTTCTGAGTGCATTCACTAGGGATGCATGCTGATCTATCTGATAGCCTTCAGAATGCTGTATTCAGAGAGATGTATGCTGTTTATTTTATAGAGATCTCAGCTTTGAAGGCAGATAGGTAATGGGAGGAATATGTTTGGCAAAGTGAGTATACATTCACCAAAATCTTCTCCCTATAATTTCTACTATACTCTTCTAGGTCAAGTTTCTGCCAAGATGTCCTGCCAGCAGAGCCAGAAGCAGTGCCAACCTCCTCCCAAGTGCCCCTCCCCAAAGTGTTCTCCAAAGTGTCCCCCAAAGAGCACAGCACAGTGTCTGCCTGCAGCCTCTTCCTGCTGTGCTACAAGCTCTGGAGGCTGCAGTGTCCCCAGCTCTGAGGGAGGCTGCTGCCTGAGCCACCACAGGCTCAGGTCCCACAGATGCAGGCGCAGGAGCTCCAGTTCCTGTGACCGTGGCAGTGGTCAGCAGTCTGGGGGCTCAGGCTGTGGCCACAGTTCTGGGGGATGCTGCTAACCTGAAGCATGATCCTGAGACAAGAGTCTAGAAGAAACAAACATCCTAGAGGTCGAGGAAagcccaggctgtcttgtcaTGTCTGATCCTGTACACCATTCTCTGCTTGGCTGATGGCTAGGGCCCTTGTTCCCAAGCTTCCTGTGAAATGCAAGTGCCCATCCTTGGTTCTGACCAAGAATAAAACGTCTAGTCCCATCACACTTGTGTGTCACTGTCATTATTCCGTTCCCTCCACATATGGCAGGTATGTGCCCCTCCTCTCTAACTCTCAATTCCAGCACTACATAAATCTAGAgcataaataaaatcatagctCCACACCAGAAAAAATTTAGAGGTCTATCATAAATATTAATGTTCACATGGGTTGAAGCAGCAGGGGAGGAAATGGACAGGACTAAGAAGGAATGGTATGTCCTATGACATATGTAGTATATATTCATCTCACagtagaacccaagactactgGGAGGAGCTACTGTTTGTTTTGATGAGTGATTCTTTTCAGTAGGGATGTTGTAGCTTTCTGGGGAGTGTCTAGAAAACCCATAGACAATTTTGGCTGTAAACAAAAATGGGCTTTGggtcaggaaaatgcaaattaaaaccaccatTAGCTCCCATTTCACTGAGGTCATTATGGCAAcgatcaagaaaataaataataacatatcAGGCAAGGTGTGGAGCAGAGTAGCTATGATGGAAATAGAAATGAGTGTAAAGCCACTGTGCAAGTCAGAATGTAAGTTCCTCAACAATCAAAAACAGAGCCACCATGTAACTCAGCTCTACTGCTTctggacacatacacagaggaaatCTTATCCAACCTCAGAGATACCTatacatccatgtttattgcttATCTATTGACAATAGCAAGGCAATGGAGCCATCCTAGATGcccaacagaagaatagataacTAAAAAGTATAACATGTTTTTACAATGGAATTTTACTTAAATGTAAAGAAGACTGAAATTTtgaaatttgcaagaaaatggatcTATAACATATCTTAGGAAGTAAGAtcacccagacacagaaagacaaaatctTCATCTCTCACATATGAAGgtacttttaatttttgtctgtatgtttttaaatgaaagaagtgTGGTAGGTTTAGACTAAAAAACTAGACCAAAATCATGACATCAGAACGAAACATGGTAGGGAAGGGGGCAACAAAAGGAGACACAACATGAAAGTGGGAGTTGAGGGGTCATGAGAAGAGCAGgttgcagggagaggagaaaagagaacaagattTAGTTGGTTTTTCATTATTAAGTATAAACATTTGTATGgtaatacaaaattttaatttaaataatgttgTGCTTATGATGAATGTTATTGGCATTTTTGTCTTTAGAAGCCAGGATAGCCCTAAATATCCTGCAAATGACAGGCTAGCCCCTACAGCAAGAAATATCCATCCCAGAATACCAGTAACACAAAGACTGAAAAACTAACAAAATTAGTAAAGAAGTAAAGAACAATGGTATAGGAATCAcagacacttgggaggcagaggcaggcaggtttctgagtttgaggccagcctggtctacagagtgaattccaggacagccagggctacacagagaaaccctgtcttgaaaaaccaataaaaaaaaaaaaggaatcacagACACAACAAACACTCTAACAGAGAGGTCAGGAGAAGAAACTAAGTTAAAACAGAGTAAGTCAAGAGGAGAACATGACCAGATGAtttagaaaaggagaagaagacaaGTGTGAATACCAGGAAGTTAGAACAaggtggaggagaagagagaaatactTGTCAGGTTATGGATTTATTTAACTGTCTGTTCAATAGGTCACTAGAGCTTACCATCTGAGAAACTCCTAAGAGATAGACACTCAATTCTGTAAGTAACCTGTAAGCTCATTTCTCTGAAGGGCCACACATCTTACAACTGCTTTGTCCCAGGACCAGGAATGCACACCTTATAAATCCCTGCTCTTGGCCACTTGGCACTTGACCCTCCCTTGAAAATTTTCAAGAGCTTTGAAGAAACAATGATCTTTTATTTAGCTTCTGTCAAAttgattttcttcttatttttaaaatttatatgagaACTAATATCCTAGTATAAAACTCAAAGTCCCCTTTTAATAATCTGGTTCTCACATTTGGCACATAGAATGTTGGTTCCTTCACTTGTCTCATCCAACTGTCAGACTCTAAAAAATATTACTGTGAAACAGCAGTTTACCAAACTCAGAAAACTAACTATACAGATTTACCTAATTTAAAAACGAAGGCTGGAAAATATCTGATTATTTCCATTCCAAGATCCAAGGACTCATggttttttatctttataatttaatgaagaaaatcaTTTCTAAATAATGGCATGAGATACTCTGGCCAGATCCAGGTGGTACCCACTCTAGAACAACCCAACTTCCTAAAGTGTGACATCAGCTTCCATGATTAAATCTATGACAAGATACTCTTGACTCACTACTGGAAAAACTGTTGGTTATCCCTTCATCGTGGGCCAGAATTCTGTCAAGTTATTGATAAAATATGACCCAAAGCAGTTCAGAATAATAAGTAGAGCTGGGAGCTATCACCATGTATATATTGTCTTGCTGTGTGGACCAAGAACCATGAACCTAGAACCAGTGGACACCCAGAAGCACCAGAAAGTGAAAACTGAAAACCACTGTGTGGATTAGTACCTGTAATTCATGTCCCATGTGTCTGGTTAAGGATCAGAAGGAAATGTATCTTTAGTGTTAACAGGAAAATTTGACAAAGCTAATTTAAATGAACAATGCATAATGTGACTATATTAGGTCAACAGCACTGTCAGGTGTACACATATCACTGCTACTATTATTTGTTATTATACTATTATAGCTGATTATTTGTTATTAATCAGCTGATTCCCTCTCTGTAATCCAACCCAAATGAATTACCTCCTTCTGTAACCTATGTCTGAAGCTTACAGATGTACAAAGTGTCAGACTCACAAGTTGTTCAGGAGATAGTGTTTGAGTCTTGATCTGACATCTGAACTAAGCTGTGCTTTTACCATACAGTAGCCTTGTCTCTCCTGGAGCACCCATATGTTAAGACATTCATCACCCATTGAGATCAGGAAGCAAAGCTAGGAATATTGGAGTCCTAAATCAGTATTTTTACTGAGAGTATTATTCTTCTCTTACTATACATGAAATTTTGCTCTCATATATGAGTTCTATGTGTACTATCTGCTCTCTAGAGACCTCCCTGCTTCCTGGGTTTCATGCATTACTCTTACTCACCCAAAACCAGCTACCCTTCCCCCCCTTTGGTGGGGTGAAGTTCTTCATCCCACTGTTCCTTCTGCTTTCCCAACAGTCATCACTGACAGGCTGCTGACCTCATCTCAGACACTCCCAGGTGACATTAAATGACATCCCAACACATGTGGAAACAAAAAAACTGATACCTGTGAACTCTTGCCTAAACCTGATTATTCCTCAGGTATTCATCGGTGAGGTTGTCACTAAATGCAGTGACTTGATTACCTGACTGTCTGTCCCGTTACCCAGGAAGTTATGCAACTACAACTGTGCCATATGCATTTATCACTTCATGGGTTAAATGTCTATCACAGTTATCTGGTCTGTAATATCAGTTTGACTTCTGGTTTAATATAGAACACTACATGGTTTTGCATGTCATCCTCGCAGAAGACTATGGTAATCTTCTCTATGCCTTTCCAATTTTAGCATTTGTGCTGCCAAAATCAAgcactatttttaaattattttaaaaaattcaggaCCAAAAAGATGTACAACaggttaagagcaccagttgTTCTTACAGATGATCCAGGATTagtttctagcatccacatggtgcatCACAATTGTCTGTAGATGCAATTTCAGGAGATTTTACAACCTCTTTTTGCCTCCATATACAATGTACACATGTGGTAAACAGACATAAATGGGTACAAGTAAAACtttaatacacataaaaaatttaaaaatacaagaaaaaaagtagttttaaaagaaaggaaaagaaataggtAAGGAAAGAAGCCCTTGGTGAGGTAAAGAAGCAAGAACTTCGAAGGATTTAGAGCACTTCTCATGGAACTTTtatacttctttctcctttccctcttccaatAGACCTTGAGCCTATGAACAAGAAACATATGATCTGATGATAAGGTCTGTGGTCTTGGACTCTGACTACTGAATCTTTTCCTAAAATGTTCATGTAGATACTTTGAGTTCAAAGCATCAGTCACTAAAGTGTTCTAGTGCCAGCTCCAGGCAAAAGTCCTTGGGTCTCTGGGTGTGGCAAACATGTGAGGAGTTAGAGGTAAAAGGTTtggaggaggaaggcaggagtggtGATGAGAAAGCAGCCAGCTCCTGACTGCCTGGAGACTAATACCAAGGGAGATTTTGTCTGTGGACTAGAGAACAGTACACCAATTCTGCAACTctgattctttctcttcctttcacaTGATTtgttggggagaaaaagaaaatttttcctTACTTCAGATATGGACACCAATAGCAGATCAAAGTAATGATTCTCCCAAAGTTCCTCTTTGCAAACTAATATTTACTGGGCTTTAAGAGCAGCTGGATCATCACAATGCCCACCCAGCATAGGTGATGACTCAAGAAAGCTGTATCCCTGAAACTCCTTGTGTGACTTGCAGACAGCTCCAATGGCTGTCAAGTCTCATTCTCAGGAATCATTACCACATATGTAAATCTTGGAGAGGGGTTTTTGGGAATCCTTAAGTTTCAAGAGTTTCTTGGcccttttgagttgtttatttcctgAGTTTTGAGCCTAAAAGGGAGCTATAAAATAGTACTTGTACATGATGTTGGGAGGTTCCCagttgtgttgttttggtttaaCTTTGTATGTTCATTTGTTTCCATTCATGCTCACCCTGCACCTTAGCTGCATAGTGATTTAATCTGTTTCTAAGTGTCATCACCCACTAGTGGCAGGCACAAATAACAGGAGCTCAGCTCAGGGTGAGCAGCCCACAGAAGAGTGATTAGATTTCAGTCACTCACAGAAGTTCATAAAAACTGGTTGTTTGAGGAGTAATAGTAAGCTTTGAGACACAGTTCTTTCCCGTGTTAATTCCTCAGTATATACACATCTTTTTAGCACAAATCTGATGAATAATGCCAACAAAATGTTTTCCTAATGAAATCTggaaaatattaaacattctGAAGGGATTGTAGCCAGTCCAAGTATGCCAAACATGACTatcaggccttgcccttctcctccATTTCCTTTGCCTTGCTAAAACTCATtagattacatttttaaaactatccCCCATTCACTCATTTGATCACTTCATCCTACTAAGACTGACTACC
Above is a genomic segment from Arvicanthis niloticus isolate mArvNil1 chromosome 4, mArvNil1.pat.X, whole genome shotgun sequence containing:
- the LOC117706522 gene encoding late cornified envelope protein 3B-like encodes the protein MSCQQSQKQCQPPPKCPSPKCSPKCPPKSTAQCLPAASSCCATSSGGCSVPSSEGGCCLSHHRLRSHRCRRRSSSSCDRGSGQQSGGSGCGHSSGGCC